The genome window GCCACGACTACCGCGTCATGCGCGCCGACCGCGGCGTGCTCTACATGAGCGAGGTCGACATCGGCCTCCCCCTCCCGCCCTACTTCGTGCACGTGCTCCGCGCCAAGATCTCCCAGGCGCAGGCCCTGCGGGACGTGGTGCTGCGCGGGAAGAAGCTCCGGGCGCCCGAGGCCAGGGAGATGGGCGTCGTCGACGTCGTCTGCCCCGGCGCCCCCGAGACCGCCGCCGAGGCCCTCAAGCTCGCCGAGCAGCTCGCCGCCAGGAAGTGGGACGGCGCCGTGTACGCGTCGATTAGGATGTCCATGTTCCCCGATGCGTGCAGGGCCGTCGGGATCGCCGTGGAGAGCGACGAGGAGAAGAGCAGGCACTTCGCCTCCAGGCTCTGATCAGGACACAGATTGGAGGTCAGTCCCCCTCTGCAACTATGTATCCCCAGTCTCTGTCTAGGTGTTTGCTGAACTTACTGAATAATGGAAATTGCTGTTGTCGTTACGGTACAATTTGGTGACAAAACTGCTGGTTTGGCAGATTGCGCTATTGGGCTGAAGCCAAATTATATTCCTATGCTTTGGATGATAGATGCCGTAAGAATCTGCCTAGTTTGAGCAGTACTTGTAGTACTCCAGAGTAGCTTCGATCTGATTGAGGTCATCACAAGATGCAGCTAGAGGGCTCACTCGAATTGTCCTCACCATTTTGTTTTGTTTGTATAATTCTAGTTAGAGATGAAGCCTCTTCAGATGTGGGTACCCAAGCTATTAGATGTGCTAAACTAACACTCTGTACAGCCTTGTGAAATCTGAATACGAGTGCATGAAGATTTATCTGTCAATTTTAGGGCTATAGTCCACTATGCTGTCCTCTTGCACTAGTTTGTTCTGCGCAGGCAAATCCATGTTTTTGGCTGTTCCAGGGCTCCTTATTAGAACTTTTCCATGTCTAGTTGACCATTGCTTCTACTTTGGGTTTATCGAAACGATGTTCGTGAATAAAGGTCGTGGTGGAGAAAAACTGGATGGATGAAAAACCTGGTGGAGGGACATGGTGGGAGGTGGAAACTGATGATAAAAGAACCTTACATGTGTTTTAACTTTTAAGTAGTATATATAGAGATAAATAAAAGTCAATAAGCACACGGTTCATCTAGTAACATGAGATGCTACTGCTGTGGTGGTTATTCTCATCAGTGGTCTTGGGCTCAAGCAGGATGCTGCCTTAGAGGACTGACCAACTCACACCTGCAGCCTTTCTTCGACCAACTCACACCCTCTGCCCTCCTTCGACCAACTCCTACCCATAACCCTCCTTCGACCAATTGGTCTAGGTGAGACGCATACCAAGGAAGAAGTCAGCAGATCAAGCTTGACCTTGTCTGTTGTCGGCGCGTAGTCGAGCCCACACCAACAAAATCACCAATGGTGTCGGGAGCGTACATGTGGGCCTCGTCAATGTTGAATCCAGAAAAGGAAGGTCAACACAATTGGGAAGATTGAGGTAATGCTTCAAACTCATCAGTTTTAGAGGCTGTTCCACAGCTGCAGCCGGAAGCCCCTAAATAGCAGCTCCCGGCTTCGAAGCCGGAAGCCGGAAGCTGGCAGGAATCCCAACCAAACAACCCCTAAGCTGAAGCGAGGCACTTATCCATTTTAAGCTGAAGAGGGGCTTGTTGAAGAGAGGCACTTATCCGTTTTAAGCTGAAGGGAGGCTTGTTGGTAGATTTTTTTTTCCCAATGTCACTCATTCCGAAGGTATTGTATTGTGATATTCCCAAGTTGTTTTTTTTTGCTCAAAGCTCTGATACTTCGGTGAGGGGGATGCGAAACCGAACACAAGACAAGAAAAATAATATGATGCATTGTTCGCAAGCTTCACTACATGTGCCACTCGTTGCATGTCATCCTAGGCATATGTAGAGAGAAAAAAAATGTGTTATACATCAGACAAGTAGGTATGTCTTTACTTCTTTTGAACTGGGAATGTCTTTACTTGTTGGACAAAAATTATCAATAGTAGCTATTTGTTAATCTTCGTTGTCCTAGTACAGTCTATCATGAGAAGTAGGTTTGATGGATAGATAGGTTGATAGGTACCATAAAGTGAGTTGGACAATACAAAATGCTACAAGAAGTTAAGATGCACCGTGGTTACTTTAAAGATGTAaaaagtactccctccttcccaaAATGAAGGATGTCTAACACCTCACAGCTTGTGCTATAGTTTCTCACTAAACAATCACATCGTGCACTTGACTTCATTTATCTGaacaagtcctctcaacaatgcCATGCACTCCACTACAAAAGATAGACTACTCCGGTAGAGGAGGCCATACATAGTCTGAAAGAAAATACAGCTTCAAGTTCAGATTAAAAATATTGTTTGATCAAAAGAGAAATTATCAAAATTGTGACACCTATAGTAATGCCCCACATCGGTGACCAGCTAAGAATGTTCATCCCTTATTTTTAGACAGAAAAACATCACACCCAACTTTAAAATGATAAAACTCCAAATGATTTGACCATATACTAGGAAACATAGAGAATAATATTGCAAAAAACCATGAACAAGTACAAGCAAACAACAAATAAAAAGACACACACAACTTCAAAGTGATGAGATGCTCAGCCACCAAAGGAATTTGGTGACAAAACTGCTGGTTTGGCAGATTGCCCTATTGGGCTGAAGCCAAATTATAAGTCGTACCAATATTCCCATGCTTTGGATGATAGATGCCGTAAGAATCTGCTTAGTTTGAGCAGTACTTATAGTAGTCCAGAGTAGATTCGATCTGATTGAGGTCATCACAGGATGCAGCCAGAGGGCTCACTCGAATTGTCCTCACCATTTTGTTTTGTTTGTATAATTCCAGTTAGAGATGAAGCGGCACCATCTGTCAGCAAGGCGTGAGTACCCGAGCTATTAGATGTGCTAAACTAACACTCTGTACAGCCTTGTGAAATCTGAATACGAGTGCATGAAGATTTATCTGTCAATTTTAGGGCTATAGTCCACTATGCTGTCCTCTTGCACTAGTTTGTTCTGCGCAGGCAAATCCATGTTTTTGGCTGTTCCAGGGCTCCTTATTAGAACTTTTCCATGTCTAGTTGACCATTGCTTCTACTCTGGGTTTTTATTGAAACGACGTTCGTGAATAATAATGATGAAAACTAAGATAGCAGAATATTTATCTAGATTGCATGCGCCGTTGGTCTTTCCAATTTCTGTATGAACCAGTCTGTTTATGCTGTGGCTTCATGCTTATTATTAATGATGACACATCTGATCTGGGACCAAACCTTCACAAAAATGGGCTattattcttttttttttcttttctctat of Triticum urartu cultivar G1812 unplaced genomic scaffold, Tu2.1 TuUngrouped_contig_5942, whole genome shotgun sequence contains these proteins:
- the LOC125529909 gene encoding enoyl-CoA delta isomerase 3-like, with protein sequence MRADRGVLYMSEVDIGLPLPPYFVHVLRAKISQAQALRDVVLRGKKLRAPEAREMGVVDVVCPGAPETAAEALKLAEQLAARKWDGAVYASIRMSMFPDACRAVGIAVESDEEKSRHFASRL